From the Fulvia fulva chromosome 2, complete sequence genome, one window contains:
- a CDS encoding Pumilio domain-containing protein produces the protein MAFYRGPQSPRDEQYMTNPLSPPQRNPNRWSASMAGTNDVRGALHRRFTTNTVPTLSPIGQQRRQAAGDVQQQPNAQNRIAPSERAARHYENLLQAQRKIQEELEKVDAETRREVDENIRHEHSVTQLFAQSEPTTPPEYHVYPNNFPRTNRYSTASLTSPPGIVTRPNRSSTQLTSPSAGFARTYNNSNASNLPSQSVPGSRRQSDDEEDEADFLYNYDNSFRRAAANPNRNSMPITSYDRKRNTTELVLGPVNTTGFLFDDNDQHSSQPKSNKTSPPDTKTYLQVQHTADGFPKLIRREENGDLSVSVTSAALDLASSSDESVQVADRATATRHRISLPPSALAGNMSMQPLNSILANANDTRSAANNRRSVEVHFSAETKRPTLLASPPRGMTNGSQFSSSYSTNDLPTMKSINTDATEGGVSLNSPPGQHKHLADTTSPQHNAAALALLSPGSNAQTQDFSSPGKPEGHDLYNQAQNGLQANAAPFGPTSPENGFASSSMSHYNQPAAYYGGYGMQMMGNGFANMNIGGPNGYGPQGQMPQYGNPYQQQAGFGGYQQFQQGGQAGPGAGRFENNNNNRANPQQRRQAAEDAQAKFNSIKVEQLQGEIYTLCKDQHGCRFLQRKLEERSEKTVQIIFDEVKTHMIDLMVDPFGNYLCQKLLESTNDDQRTVLIQNAKPAMTKIAVNQHGTRALQKMIEYISTPEQTALIIDALRNDVVLLIQDLNGNHVIQKCLNHLSSIDAAFIFNAVGNNCITVGTHRHGCCVLQRCIDHADGLQKGEMIDHVIRNAYALVQDPFGNYVVQYILDLSEPCFTEPLCQAFFGEIPALSRQKFSSNVIEKCIRCSSEATKRGLITEIMPTRVLDKLLRDGFANYVVQTAMDFAEPDMKPLLMENVRIILPGIRNTPHGRRIQSKLADYDNRHVDAATNNLSPLESATSPAAQGLIGGIQQTPAQPRSNRHAIVGAPPTWGGNNGNNFAPGGLDNGNYGGGYAGGANIASPTPQRGPGGFGMFNGEQTYQQNGGFAPAFQGRQPPPYGHF, from the exons ATGGCATTCTATCGCGGACCGCAGTCGCCGCGAGACGAGCAGTACATGACGAACCCACTGTCACCACCCCAGAGAAACCCCAACCGGTGGAGCGCTAGTATGGCAGGCACGAACGATGTACGAGGAGCGTTGCATAGAAGGTTTACGACCAATACGGTACCGACGTTGTCGCCGATCGGTCAGCAGAGAAGACAGGCTGCAGGAGATGTACAGCAACAG CCCAATGCTCAAAACAGAATCGCTCCA TCTGAGCGAGCTGCTCGCCACTACGAAAATCTCCTTCAAGCTCAGCGCAAGATTCAAGAAGAGCTCGAAAAGGTTGACGCCGAGACTCGCCGCGAAGTTGATGAGAACATCCGCCACGAGCACTCAGTCACTCAGCTCTTCGCGCAGAGTGAGCCAACCACGCCGCCAGAGTACCACGTGTACCCGAACAACTTCCCAAGAACAAACCGTTACTCGACCGCTAGTTTGACGTCACCACCAGGCATTGTCACAAGGCCGAATCGCTCGAGCACTCAGCTCACATCGCCATCAGCAGGCTTCGCTCGCACTTACAACAACAGTAACGCCTCCAACCTACCCTCGCAATCTGTTCCGGGGTCTCGACGACAATCTGACGACGAAGAAGACGAGGCCGACTTTCTCTACAACTACGACAACAGCTTCCGTCGTGCGGCGGCGAA TCCAAACCGCAACTCTATGCCAATCACCTCCTACGACCGCAAGAGAAACACCACCGAGCTTGTACTTGGCCCAGTGAATACGACCGGTTTCCTTTTTGACGATAACGACCAACACTCATCTCAACCAAAGTCAAACAAGACTTCGCCTCCAGATACAAAGACATATCTGCAGGTTCAGCACACTGCCGACGGCTTTCCTAAGCTTATCCGCCGCGAAGAAAACGGAGACTTGTCGGTGTCTGTGACATCCGCAGCGCTCGACCTCGCGTCTTCTTCAGACGAGTCGGTGCAGGTTGCCGACCGAGCCACGGCTACCCGCCACCGCATTTCCTTGCCACCAAGCGCTCTAGCCGGCAATATGAGCATGCAGCCACTGAACAGCATCCTGGCCAACGCCAACGACACCCGATCAGCTGCGAACAACCGCCGTTCAGTCGAGGTGCACTTCTCCGCCGAAACCAAGCGCCCAACGCTGCTAGCCTCACCGCCTCGTGGCATGACAAACGGCTCTCAGTTCTCGTCTTCTTACTCCACCAACGACCTTCCCACTATGAAGAGCATCAACACGGATGCAACAGAAGGCGGTGTTTCTCTCAACTCTCCACCAGGCCAGCACAAACACCTTGCCGATACCACTTCTCCACAACACAACGCTGCCGCACTTGCTCTGCTGTCTCCTGGCTCAAACGCTCAAACCCAAGACTTCTCGTCCCCAGGCAAGCCTGAAGGCCACGACCTTTACAATCAAGCACAGAACGGTCTTCAAGCCAACGCCGCTCCCTTTGGCCCAACTTCTCCCGAGAACGGTTTCGCCAGTTCAAGCATGTCTCACTACAACCAGCCAGCAGCGTACTATGGAGGGTACGGTATGCAGATGATGGGTAACGGCTTTGCCAACATGAACATTGGTGGTCCGAACGGCTACGGCCCACAAGGTCAGATGCCCCAGTATGGCAACCCTTATCAGCAGCAAGCTGGCTTTGGTGGTTACCAGCAGTTCCAGCAGGGCGGTCAGGCTGGCCCAGGCGCAGGTCGCTTCGagaacaacaacaacaaccgGGCCAACCCACAGCAGCGTCGTCAGGCAGCTGAAGATGCTCAAGCAAAGTTCAACTCTATCAAGGTCGAGCAGCTGCAGGGCGAGATCTACACTCTCTGCAAGGACCAGCATGGCTGTCGCTTTCTGCAGAGAAAGCTCGAGGAGCGTAGCGAGAAGACCGTCCAGATCATCTTTGACGAGGTCAAGACCCACATGATCGACTTGATGGTCGACCCCTTCGGCAACTACTTGTGCCAGAAGCTGCTTGAGAGCACCAACGACGACCAGCGCACTGTGCTCATCCAGAACGCCAAGCCAGCCATGACGAAGATCGCCGTGAACCAGCACGGCACTCGTGCCCTCCAGAAGATGATCGAGTACATCTCTACTCCTGAGCAGACTGCACTCATCATCGATGCTCTTCGCAACGATGTCGTTCTCCTCATCCAAGACCTCAACGGCAACCACGTCATCCAGAAATGTCTCAACCACCTGTCGTCTATCGATGCCGCCTTCATCTTCAACGCTGTTGGCAACAACTGCATCACTGTCGGCACACACCGTCACGGCTGCTGTGTTCTTCAGCGTTGCATCGATCATGCCGACGGACTGCAGAAGGGCGAGATGATCGACCACGTCATCCGCAACGCCTATGCTTTGGTCCAAGATCCTTTCGGCAACTATGTTGTTCAGTACATCCTCGACCTGTCCGAGCCTTGCTTCACTGAGCCACTCTGCCAAGCTTTCTTTGGCGAGATCCCAGCTCTTTCTCGTCAGAAGTTCAGCTCGAACGTGATCGAGAAGTGTATTCGTTGCTCCAGCGAGGCCACCAAGCGTGGCCTTATCACCGAGATCATGCCAACTCGGGTCCTCGACAAGCTTTTGAGAGACGGCTTCGCCAACTACGTCGTGCAGACCGCCATGGACTTCGCCGAGCCAGACATGAAGCCACTGCTCATGGAGAATGTGCGCATCATTCTTCCTGGCATCCGCAATACTCCCCACGGTCGCCGCATCCAGAGCAAGCTCGCAGACTACGACAACCGTCACGTCGATGCCGCTACCAACAACCTCTCACCGCTCGAGTCCGCAACTTCACCAGCGGCCCAAGGCCTCATTGGCGGTATCCAGCAGACTCCTGCTCAACCTCGGAGCAATCGCCACGCCATTGTCGGCGCTCCACCGACTTGGGGTGGCAACAACGGCAACAACTTTGCGCCGGGCGGTCTCGACAACGGCAACTATGGCGGTGGCTACGCTGGCGGCGCTAACATTGCCTCACCAACCCCACAGCGCGGTCCCGGTGGCTTTGGCATGTTCAACGGCGAGCAAACCTATCAGCAGAACGGCGGCTTTGCTCCCGCCTTTCAAGGTCGCCAGCCACCACCATACGGTCACTTCTAA
- a CDS encoding Caltractin, producing MPPKRKQPAAAAAPKQPAKRRSKLAKENDITADQEAEIQEAFAIFAHPDEDNESKEGVIAANELRRCLIALNAPPQDQDTLNEYLDIADPDEAGVITYEHFLPIAAIALNSRDDDPDALNEEVTKAYGLFTKGEDRQITLHDLRRVTKELREDVPDNILKDMIREATAGALGGVSMEDFESVMRRAGVFG from the exons ATG CCTCCGAAACGCAAGCAGCCAGCGGCGGCAGCTGCACCTAAACAACCCGCGAAACGAAGGTCGAAGCTCGCCAAAGAGAATGACATTACCGCCGACCAAGAAGCAGAGATTCAGGAAGCCTTCGCCATCTTCGCACATCCAGATGAGGACAACGAGTCGAAAGAAGGCGTCATTGCCGCAAATGAGCTCAGAAGATGTCTGATCGCCTTGAATGCACCACCCCAAGATCAAGACACGCTGAACGAATACTTGGACATTGCCGACCCCGACGAGGCTGGGGTCATCACCTACGAGCACTTCCTACCGATCGCTGCGATAGCCTTGAACTCCCGCGACGATGATCCGGATGCTTTGAATGAAGAAGTCACGAAGGCATACGGCCTCTTCACCAAGGGCGAGGACCGGCAGATCACGCTGCATGATCTACGAAGGGTCACGAAGGAGCTTCGCGAGGATGTTCCGGATAATATCCTCAAGGATATGATTCGAGAGGCTACTGCTGGCGCACTCGGTGGGGTCAGCATGGAGGATTTTGAATCTGTCATGCGACGGGCAGGTGTCTTTGGCTGA
- a CDS encoding Putative amidase, translating into MPKCHGVVIEEASIDELQEYLSHGNLTSQQLAMCYLQRIWQTDDYINAVLEINPDFLELALDRMETTAGSWALLSSVVPRDAHVVAKLRAAGALLTGKATLSEWADMRSNNYSEGYSARGGQCRSAYNLTVSPGGSSSGSAVGVAANVFPFALGTETDGSIINPAGRNSIVGFKPTVGLTSRAGVVPESAHQDSVGCFGKSVRDVTYVLDAIYGPDERDNYTLAQVGHTPSEGYAQYLTNKTTLCNAIFGIPWSSFWVYASDEQLEVLLSMIALIESAGATIVNNTELLDYETIVSPDGWNWDYGTTLKVDFYNNIKSYLADLNNTHIRSLEDIVEYNYANDGSEGGNPWPLGNPAFYSGQDGFLASTETKGVMNETYCPGGKQLDALLVPPDVGQSYQIAAQAGYPMITIPAGISSATGMPYGLALMQTTWREDALVRWASAIEDLMASTPYKRTPPKWFGYQERNIPVRNL; encoded by the exons ATGCCGAAATGCCACGGCGTCGTGATAGAGGAGGCTTCCATTGACGAGCTGCAAGAATACCTGTCGCATGGCAACCTCACATCGCAGCAGCTGGCTATGTGCTATCTGCAGCGGATATGGCAGACTGATGACTACATCAACGCCGTGCTCGAGATCAATCCCGACTTCCTCGAGTTAGCTCTTG ATCGGATGGAGACGACGGCTGGGAGCTGGGCCTTACTCAGCTCGGTTGTCCCTCGAGATGCTCACGTTGTGGCGAAGCTGCGTGCAGCCGGTGCTTTACTCACGGGCAAGGCGACTTTGAGCGAGTGGGCAGATATGCGAAGCAACAATTACTCTGAAGGCTACTCAGCTCGAGGCGGGCAATGTCGCTCTGCATACAACCTCACGGTGAGCCCTGGCGGCAGCAGTAGCGGATCTGCTGTGGGCGTGGCAGCCAATGTCTTTCCGTTCGCGCTTGGGACAGAGACGGATGGGTCAATTATCAATCCAGCTGGGCGAAATTCGATCGTAGGTTTCAAACCGACTGTTGGGCTAACCTCAAGAGCTGGTGTGGTTCCCGAGTCTGCACACCAAGACAGCGTTGGCTGTTTCGGTAAAAGTGTCCGAGATGTGACCTACGTGCTTGACGCGATCTATGGACCCGATGAGAGAGACAACTACACCTTAGCTCAAGTTGGACATACGCCATCAGAAGGCTATGCACAGTATCTCACGAACAAGACAACTCTTTGCAACGCAATCTTCGGCATCCCGTGGTCGAGTTTCTGGGTCTATGCCAGCGACGAGCAGCTCGAGGTACTACTCTCGATGATCGCACTAATCGAGTCTGCTGGCGCCACGATCGTGAACAACACCGAGCTTCTAGACTATGAGACAATTGTCTCGCCAGACGGCTGGAATTGGGACTACGGGACTACAC TCAAGGTCGACTTCTACAACAACATCAAGTCTTATCTGGCAGACCTTAACAACACTCATATCCGCTCACTGGAGGACATCGTTGAGTACAACTATGCAAACGATGGCAGCGAAGGCGGTAATCCATGGCCGCTAGGGAATCCAGCTTTCTACTCCGGACAGGACGGCTTCTTGGCCAGTACGGAGACGAAAGGCGTCATGAACGAAACATACT GCCCAGGCGGAAAGCAGCTCGATGCACTTCTCGTCCCACCAGATGTGGGACAGAGCTATCAGATCGCTGCTCAAGCAGGCTACCCCATGATAACCATTCCTGCTGGGATCTCCTCGGCTACTGGGATGCCTTATGGACTTGCTTTGATGCAGACAACATGGCGAGAGGATGCCCTTGTACGCTGGGCTTCCGCAATCGAGGACCTCATGGCCAGCACGCCATACAAGCGGACGCCGCCGAAGTGGTTCGGTTACCAGGAGCGGAACATACCAGTACGCAACTTGTAA